The following proteins are encoded in a genomic region of Amphiura filiformis chromosome 11, Afil_fr2py, whole genome shotgun sequence:
- the LOC140165136 gene encoding uncharacterized protein: MAVRYVSTIIFLTLSCYNIIFLQQVILSSQPLTAHGMTFTPLWNDNDDNNTTESCFLDDTNAERLFFQGSSYSTCSLQVSASNQRSIVIEVPDNFTADNFFYVERLDVVTDCANKYVAVTGEAESCSVTFTETVQINVLNGSITITEAKTSDNVCPEFNQNSASNPVSNHARYCSNINGYKNKTICSIELGLFFNATGLCRFEFESRCNVSLGQSEVTFQCPESEKILLVFPDSINELDLSSNGISHIELNAFKRLSNLQGLYLQNNSLYDLQPGVFDTLQNLKVLLLNSSRLDSLSENIFTKLTTLTDLYLSNNMLSTLPEKLVRNLGNLQVLTLNGNLLDTINRTFLQGLGKLQELDLSNNIFYTLPIDLFQDLENLQILRLDNNQLVSLDRNLFQSFRNLTILNLNHNLLSALPVDVFRGLSNLNELTLEHNQLGYLAKDTFQDLGNLKILYLNNNTFNELPAGLFQNLQNLEELLLSDNQLSILDEAIFKD, translated from the coding sequence ATGGCTGTTAGATATGTTTCTACGATCATCTTCTTGACTTTGTCATGTTACAACATTATATTCTTACAACAGGTGATATTATCTTCACAGCCTTTAACTGCACATGGAATGACATTTACACCATTGTGgaatgataatgatgacaataACACCACTGAATCCTGCTTTCTAGATGACACAAATGCTGAAAGATTATTTTTCCAGGGAAGTTCTTATAGCACTTGCAGCCTTCAGGTGTCAGCATCTAATCAGCGCAGTATCGTCATTGAAGTACCTGATAATTTTACCGCTGACAACTTCTTTTACGTTGAAAGATTGGATGTGGTTACAGATTGCGCAAATAAGTATGTAGCTGTAACGGGAGAAGCGGAGTCATGTAGTGTAACGTTTACGGAAACTGTGCAAATAAATGTACTTAACGGTAGCATTACGATAACGGAAGCGAAGACGTCTGACAACGTTTGTCCAGAATTTAATCAGAACAGTGCATCCAATCCTGTATCAAACCATGCAAGATATTGTAGTAATATTAATGGATATAAGAACAAAACAATATGTAGTATTGAGTTAGGTTTGTTTTTTAATGCAACAGGGTTGTGTAGATTTGAATTTGAGTCAAGATGTAACGTAAGTTTAGGTCAAAGTGAGGTCACATTCCAGTGTCCAGAATCAGAGAAGATCCTGTTGGTCTTCCCAGATAGCATCAACGAATTAGACCTGTCAAGCAATGGTATTAGTCATATTGAGCTAAACGCCTTTAAAAGGTTATCTAACCTACAAGGACTTTATCTTCAAAATAACTCTTTATATGACTTACAACCTGGTGTTTTCGATACTTTGCAAAATCTGAAGGTTTTGTTGCTAAATTCAAGTAGGTTAGACTCATtgagtgaaaatatatttacgaAGCTAACCACATTGACAGACCTTTACCTTTCTAACAACATGCTCAGCACATTACCAGAAAAATTGGTCCGAAATCTTGGAAACCTGCAAGTGCTAACACTGAATGGAAATCTGTTAGATACAATTAATCGTACATTTCTTCAAGGTCTAGGTAAATTGCAAGAACTGGACCTTTCAAACAACATATTTTATACACTGCCTATTGATTTGTTTCAAGATTTAGAAAACCTTCAAATTCTTAGACTTGACAACAACCAACTGGTTTCATTAGACAGAAATTTGTTTCAAAGTTTCAGAAATCTAACCATTCTGAATTTAAACCATAATTTGCTTTCCGCGCTACCAGTTGATGTGTTTCGTGGTCTTAGCAATTTGAATGAATTGACTCTGGAACATAACCAACTAGGTTACTTAGCCAAGGATACGTTTCAAGATCTAGGTAATCTGAAAATTCTGTACCTAAATAACAATACCTTTAACGAACTACCTGCTGGGCTCTTCCAAAATCTACAAAACCTTGAAGAACTTTTACTCAGTGATAATCAACTATCGATCTTAGATGAAGCGATTTTCAAGGACTAA